A part of Citrifermentans bremense genomic DNA contains:
- a CDS encoding ankyrin repeat domain-containing protein: protein MLPALIGSEIFIFKIIGIIFMISTRASTEPSFNLRPPEYYFENPKTISLLDAALTGNTSKAKEWVQKGADPNDEGPMISSYYRLRLLHYAIAAKNPDAVRTLLDVGADPELAALGYGAAFQFAITLDDVTMMKFLLDLRPVPTLSKSILKKMMFHFVIQPRPACLDLLLNRGAPIDCTDNADYTVMMRAMDAKDYDLAHWLVWRGASVKVEAHDGMTPAYSVQSHLNKYKVGSPAYEKVLRLKELMQARGAVFPPQSPEEVRAQWENRRGCENVSALARPAARIHNYPRPNSERLCPTLSRKSSSR from the coding sequence ATGCTCCCTGCTTTAATTGGTAGTGAAATTTTTATTTTCAAAATAATCGGAATCATATTTATGATCTCAACTCGTGCGAGCACGGAGCCTTCGTTTAACTTGAGACCACCTGAATACTACTTTGAAAATCCAAAAACGATATCATTGCTGGATGCAGCGCTGACAGGTAACACGTCTAAAGCAAAAGAATGGGTTCAAAAGGGAGCTGATCCAAATGATGAAGGTCCCATGATAAGTTCGTATTATCGTCTGAGGCTGCTGCACTATGCTATCGCAGCTAAGAACCCTGATGCCGTACGTACTTTGTTGGACGTTGGGGCCGACCCTGAACTAGCCGCACTGGGTTACGGAGCGGCTTTTCAATTTGCCATCACGCTCGACGATGTCACCATGATGAAGTTTCTCCTTGATCTTAGACCTGTCCCTACTTTGTCGAAAAGCATATTGAAAAAGATGATGTTCCATTTCGTGATCCAGCCTCGTCCCGCCTGTCTGGATCTTCTTCTTAACCGCGGAGCACCGATCGATTGTACTGACAATGCCGACTACACCGTAATGATGCGGGCTATGGATGCCAAGGATTACGACTTGGCTCACTGGCTTGTCTGGCGCGGTGCCTCCGTGAAAGTCGAGGCTCATGACGGTATGACGCCCGCTTATTCAGTGCAGTCCCACCTGAACAAGTACAAGGTCGGCAGCCCCGCCTACGAGAAGGTGCTGCGCCTGAAGGAACTGATGCAAGCGCGTGGCGCCGTTTTCCCTCCGCAATCCCCGGAAGAAGTGAGGGCGCAATGGGAAAACAGACGCGGATGCGAGAATGTATCAGCACTAGCTCGCCCCGCAGCCAGGATCCACAATTACCCCCGGCCCAACTCGGAACGCCTATGCCCTACACTCAGCAGGAAAAGCTCATCTCGATAG
- a CDS encoding DUF2325 domain-containing protein, producing MCIALIGGMDRLGKHYQEEAERAGVSLQVFSSSQTNIAAKLRKADAMVIFTNKVSHRVKIEAMQVAKAMDIPVFMHHACGVCTFRNCLKCIANREQ from the coding sequence ATGTGTATAGCTCTCATTGGCGGCATGGACCGCCTAGGTAAACATTATCAGGAAGAGGCGGAGCGGGCCGGAGTGTCGCTGCAGGTCTTCAGCAGCTCGCAGACCAACATCGCGGCGAAACTCAGGAAAGCCGACGCCATGGTCATCTTCACCAACAAAGTGTCGCACCGGGTGAAGATCGAGGCGATGCAGGTGGCCAAGGCGATGGACATACCGGTTTTCATGCACCATGCCTGCGGAGTCTGCACCTTCAGAAACTGCCTGAAGTGCATCGCGAACCGGGAACAGTAG
- a CDS encoding type VI secretion system Vgr family protein — protein sequence MPYTQQEKLISIATPLGPDVLLLTAISGAEGLSKMFSFELSMLSENHAVPFDRIIGKGATVTIRLADGGKRYLNGIISSFSQGRGGGEEGSDARFSSYRATLVPWLWVLTKRSDCRIFQNRSAVEIVEEVFKGHGFGNFRLELISSYTPREFCVQYRETDYDFVSRLLEEEGIFYFFAHENDKHTLVLADAPGAHKPCPGQKTASCQLSAGAVREKDVITSFEISRQIGASRYIAGDFNFKIPKASLVVEAQGRDKRQIGNREIYEHPGRYDNKAAGDSLAKVRMEEDEAHSIGITGTSDCRGFASGFRFTLEGHPRQDLNAQDYLLASVHHEASEGYGDDGGFVYGNSFQCLPHKTPYRPRRHTPKPVINGTQTAMVVGPPGEEIYTDEYGRVKVQFHWDRAGKSDDKSSCWIRVSQLSAGNGWGALQLPRVGQEVVVDFLEGDPDRPIIVGQLYNGVNLPPYPLPAHKTKSCIKSQSSPKGEGFNEIRFEDKKGEEQLFIHAEKRQDNRVNGDSLEWVGEDRHQIVVGDQYRKVSGDQHLTVAGDRNEKVTGTVSLTVGSDLQQKVGGKHALAAGEEIHLKAGTRLIVESGARISLKVGASFIDIGPAGVSIVGPCVLINQGGTAGFGSGAAPDLPQPPKEADGGSGAKADCTMQGKPPTAGPQAASLKSAAREHKMFCTV from the coding sequence ATGCCCTACACTCAGCAGGAAAAGCTCATCTCGATAGCGACTCCGCTTGGGCCTGACGTATTGTTACTGACGGCAATAAGCGGCGCTGAAGGGCTCTCGAAGATGTTCAGCTTCGAGCTCTCGATGCTCTCTGAGAACCACGCGGTACCTTTCGACCGCATAATCGGCAAAGGCGCGACCGTTACCATCCGGCTGGCAGACGGCGGAAAGAGGTACCTGAACGGAATCATCTCCAGCTTTTCGCAAGGCAGAGGCGGTGGCGAAGAGGGGAGCGACGCGAGGTTCAGCTCCTACCGTGCCACCCTGGTCCCGTGGTTGTGGGTTTTGACCAAAAGATCCGACTGCAGGATCTTCCAGAACCGGTCTGCAGTCGAGATCGTTGAGGAGGTATTCAAGGGGCACGGTTTCGGCAACTTCCGTCTCGAGCTCATCTCCAGCTACACCCCTCGTGAATTCTGCGTCCAGTACCGTGAGACCGACTACGATTTCGTCTCCCGCCTGCTTGAAGAGGAGGGGATCTTCTATTTCTTCGCGCACGAGAACGACAAGCATACCCTGGTGCTTGCCGACGCCCCCGGAGCGCACAAGCCATGCCCCGGGCAAAAGACCGCGTCTTGTCAACTAAGCGCCGGTGCTGTCAGGGAGAAGGACGTGATCACCTCCTTTGAAATCAGCAGGCAGATCGGAGCCTCCAGGTACATCGCCGGCGACTTCAACTTTAAAATCCCCAAAGCGAGCCTGGTGGTGGAAGCGCAGGGAAGGGACAAAAGGCAGATCGGAAATCGCGAGATCTATGAACACCCCGGGCGCTATGACAACAAAGCCGCTGGCGACTCATTGGCAAAAGTACGCATGGAAGAAGACGAAGCCCACTCAATCGGGATCACCGGCACCAGTGACTGCCGCGGTTTTGCCTCAGGTTTCAGATTTACCCTCGAGGGACATCCTCGCCAGGATCTGAACGCACAGGATTATCTCCTGGCGTCGGTGCATCATGAGGCAAGTGAAGGTTATGGCGACGACGGCGGGTTTGTCTATGGAAACAGCTTTCAGTGTCTCCCCCACAAGACCCCCTACCGTCCGCGCCGCCACACCCCGAAGCCGGTGATAAATGGGACCCAGACCGCGATGGTTGTCGGGCCGCCCGGTGAGGAGATCTACACCGACGAGTACGGCAGGGTGAAGGTTCAGTTCCACTGGGACCGCGCCGGAAAGAGCGACGACAAAAGTTCCTGCTGGATCAGGGTGAGCCAGCTGTCGGCGGGAAACGGGTGGGGTGCGCTCCAGCTGCCTCGCGTAGGGCAGGAGGTCGTCGTTGATTTCCTGGAAGGGGATCCGGACCGACCCATAATAGTGGGACAGCTCTACAACGGGGTGAACCTGCCGCCGTACCCCCTTCCCGCACACAAGACCAAAAGCTGCATCAAGTCTCAATCCTCCCCCAAGGGGGAGGGGTTCAACGAGATCCGTTTCGAGGACAAAAAGGGTGAAGAGCAGCTCTTCATCCACGCCGAAAAGAGGCAGGACAACCGGGTGAATGGCGACTCCCTGGAATGGGTGGGGGAGGATCGACACCAGATCGTCGTGGGGGATCAGTATCGGAAAGTGTCGGGAGACCAGCATCTCACCGTGGCGGGAGACCGCAACGAGAAGGTGACCGGAACCGTCTCACTCACCGTCGGCTCAGACCTGCAGCAGAAGGTGGGCGGGAAGCATGCGCTGGCCGCGGGAGAGGAGATCCACCTGAAGGCGGGAACCAGGCTCATCGTCGAGTCAGGGGCCCGGATCTCGCTCAAGGTCGGTGCCAGTTTCATCGACATCGGTCCGGCCGGTGTCAGCATTGTCGGGCCTTGCGTCCTTATCAATCAGGGTGGGACGGCTGGGTTCGGTTCGGGAGCCGCGCCTGACCTCCCGCAGCCGCCGAAGGAAGCCGACGGGGGGAGTGGCGCAAAAGCCGACTGCACGATGCAAGGCAAGCCGCCAACGGCGGGTCCCCAGGCGGCGTCGCTGAAATCGGCGGCAAGGGAGCACAAGATGTTCTGTACCGTTTGA
- the ribD gene encoding bifunctional diaminohydroxyphosphoribosylaminopyrimidine deaminase/5-amino-6-(5-phosphoribosylamino)uracil reductase RibD, whose amino-acid sequence MSDLHLKMMRLALAEARKGVGKTAPNPAVGCVIVRDGEVVGRGWHKKAGTPHAEVHALAAAGAKAAGADAYVTLEPCSHFGKTPPCAKALIEAKVARVFVAMVDPNPRVSGRGIEMLREAGIAVEVGLLAEESRELNLPFIKWIQTRLPFVVLKSALTLDGKSATVSGDSKWVTGDRARREVHRLRGRLDAIMVGVGTVVKDDPLLTCRVPGGKDPLRVIVDSTLRIPLHAAILDVQSKAGTVIATCSADQAKMEALRARGAEVLSCRETDGRVDLTDLFAQLGARGVQSMLLEGGSHLAGATLRAGLIDKCMIFLAPKLVGGAGMGLFAGEGAFLMADAIALEEVRVKRVGVDLLVEGIPVKPKSQNH is encoded by the coding sequence ATGTCTGACCTACACCTTAAAATGATGCGGCTCGCGCTTGCCGAGGCGAGAAAGGGAGTCGGCAAGACCGCCCCCAACCCCGCCGTCGGCTGCGTCATTGTCCGCGACGGCGAGGTGGTCGGGCGCGGCTGGCACAAGAAGGCGGGGACCCCGCACGCCGAGGTGCATGCACTTGCCGCCGCCGGCGCGAAGGCGGCCGGTGCCGACGCCTACGTGACGCTCGAGCCCTGCTCCCACTTCGGCAAGACACCTCCCTGCGCCAAGGCGCTCATCGAGGCGAAAGTGGCCCGGGTCTTCGTGGCCATGGTCGACCCCAACCCGCGGGTCTCCGGCAGGGGAATAGAGATGCTCCGGGAGGCGGGGATAGCGGTCGAGGTCGGGCTTTTGGCAGAGGAGAGCCGCGAGCTGAACCTCCCCTTCATCAAGTGGATCCAGACCAGGCTCCCTTTCGTAGTGCTGAAGAGCGCGCTGACTTTGGACGGCAAAAGCGCGACGGTAAGCGGCGATTCCAAGTGGGTGACCGGCGACCGTGCCCGGCGCGAGGTGCACCGGCTGCGCGGGCGCCTCGACGCCATCATGGTCGGCGTCGGAACCGTGGTGAAGGACGATCCCCTTCTGACCTGCAGGGTCCCCGGCGGCAAGGACCCGCTGCGGGTGATCGTCGACTCGACCCTGAGGATACCGCTTCATGCAGCGATCCTCGATGTGCAGTCGAAAGCCGGAACCGTCATAGCCACCTGCAGCGCGGACCAGGCGAAGATGGAGGCGCTCAGGGCGCGCGGCGCCGAGGTCCTCAGCTGCCGCGAGACAGATGGACGTGTCGATCTCACCGACCTTTTCGCGCAGCTGGGGGCGCGCGGCGTGCAGTCCATGCTGCTCGAAGGTGGCAGTCACCTGGCGGGCGCAACCCTTCGTGCCGGGCTCATCGACAAATGCATGATCTTCCTGGCGCCGAAGCTCGTGGGAGGGGCCGGCATGGGACTCTTCGCAGGAGAGGGGGCGTTCCTCATGGCGGACGCCATCGCTCTCGAAGAGGTGAGGGTAAAGCGGGTGGGGGTCGACCTCCTGGTGGAAGGCATCCCGGTAAAACCAAAAAGTCAGAACCATTAG
- a CDS encoding phosphatase PAP2 family protein: MLAILYFDVPLALFVKNHLYANTSWSKLTSEMPDLLLVVVLLSMLASLSVYLVRSRKGIYDATTFFCYLVLWVAPLSYLSKMVLKIAFGRINTRYWLQHPDLYGFYFFQMRERYDGFPSGHMLVIVAIIAAVWRFYPKTRPFCLLTAALLGCALVATNYHFLSDVIAGTCFGVALEAACCRLLIRDPLQLPCDR; encoded by the coding sequence ATGCTCGCCATCTTGTACTTCGATGTGCCGCTGGCGCTGTTCGTAAAGAACCATCTTTACGCCAACACCTCTTGGTCGAAGCTCACCTCCGAGATGCCGGATTTGCTGCTGGTGGTGGTGCTTTTATCCATGCTGGCCTCGCTTTCGGTGTACCTGGTCCGGTCCAGGAAAGGCATTTACGACGCGACCACCTTCTTCTGCTACTTGGTGCTCTGGGTGGCCCCCCTGTCCTACCTGTCCAAGATGGTGCTGAAGATCGCCTTCGGCCGCATCAACACCAGGTATTGGCTGCAGCACCCTGATCTTTACGGCTTCTACTTCTTCCAGATGCGGGAGAGGTACGACGGCTTCCCTTCGGGGCACATGCTGGTCATAGTCGCCATCATCGCGGCGGTCTGGCGCTTCTACCCGAAGACCCGCCCCTTTTGCCTCTTGACGGCCGCCCTCCTCGGCTGCGCCCTGGTGGCGACCAACTACCACTTCCTGAGCGACGTCATCGCCGGCACCTGCTTCGGCGTCGCGCTCGAGGCGGCATGCTGCCGTCTGCTGATCCGTGACCCCCTGCAGCTCCCGTGCGATCGCTAA
- a CDS encoding Tex family protein, whose translation MHATDTPQLLEIIVEESGLPRGGVLQTVALLNEGGTVPFIARYRKEQTGELDEVQIRQIEDLLIYHRELAERKATVLKSIEEQGKLTPELSARIAACRKKTDLEDLYLPYKPKRRTKATIARERGLEPLAELISAQELTAGSPAEAAAPFVNAELGVPDAEAALEGAAHIIAEQLSENAELRGMVRDLTREQGIFGSQLIGEGADRDGKFQMYYDYQEPLKSIPSHRMLAMRRGEKEDVLRLTLLAPEEEIVGRLKGALVKRESIFKGILEAAAADAYKRLIAPSIEVELRLEAKTRADEAAIAVFAQNLKNLLLLPPAGGRRVLGIDPGLRTGCKLAAISETGRFLEHVTIYPHTGGAKAEAAGAELIGMVKRNDSLLIAIGNGTGGRETEIFVRDALRKAGIKADTVMVNEAGASIYSASEIAREEFPELDLTVRGAISIGRRLQDPLAELVKIDPKSIGVGQYQHDVNQTLLKKALDAVVESCVNFVGVDLNSASWALLSYVAGLSESQGRAIMRHRDEHGAFASRQALLKVARFGPKAFEQAAGFLRIRGGENPLDNTAVHPENYAVVEKMAADLGVSLPQLVADPGLSAGIKIERYVTDTIGIPTLRDILAELKKPGRDPREQFQSASFREDVVTIADLKEGMILQGVVTNVAAFGAFVDIGVHQDGLVHVSQLSHRFTKDPNDAVKVGEIVKVKVLSADPERKRISLSIKQAEPEKAPKVPEARRPQQKEKPANDQSAWEKAGFRVKK comes from the coding sequence ATGCACGCAACAGACACACCTCAACTGCTTGAAATCATAGTCGAAGAAAGCGGGCTGCCGCGCGGCGGCGTGCTCCAGACGGTGGCGCTTTTGAACGAGGGGGGGACCGTCCCCTTCATCGCGCGCTACCGCAAGGAGCAGACCGGGGAGCTGGACGAGGTCCAGATCCGACAGATCGAGGACCTGCTGATCTACCACCGCGAGCTTGCCGAGCGCAAGGCCACGGTGCTGAAAAGCATCGAGGAGCAGGGAAAACTGACCCCGGAGCTCTCTGCCCGGATCGCAGCCTGCCGCAAGAAGACCGACCTGGAGGACCTGTACCTCCCCTACAAGCCGAAGCGCCGGACCAAGGCCACCATCGCGCGGGAGAGGGGCCTGGAGCCCCTGGCCGAGCTGATCTCGGCGCAGGAGTTGACGGCGGGAAGCCCCGCAGAGGCGGCGGCCCCCTTCGTCAACGCCGAGCTGGGGGTGCCCGATGCGGAGGCGGCCCTGGAAGGTGCTGCCCACATCATAGCCGAGCAGCTTTCCGAGAACGCGGAGCTGCGCGGCATGGTGCGCGACCTGACCAGGGAGCAGGGGATATTCGGCTCGCAGCTGATCGGCGAAGGTGCCGACCGGGACGGAAAATTCCAGATGTACTACGACTACCAGGAGCCGCTGAAGTCGATACCGTCCCACCGCATGCTCGCCATGCGGCGCGGCGAAAAGGAAGACGTGCTGAGGCTCACCCTGCTCGCGCCGGAAGAGGAGATCGTCGGGAGGCTCAAGGGGGCGCTGGTCAAGCGGGAGAGCATCTTCAAGGGGATCCTGGAAGCGGCGGCCGCCGACGCCTACAAGCGGCTCATCGCCCCCTCTATCGAGGTGGAGCTGAGACTGGAGGCGAAGACCCGCGCCGACGAGGCGGCCATCGCCGTCTTCGCGCAGAACCTGAAGAACCTGCTGCTCCTTCCCCCGGCAGGAGGAAGGCGGGTGCTCGGCATCGACCCGGGGCTAAGGACCGGCTGCAAGCTCGCCGCGATCAGCGAGACCGGGCGCTTTTTGGAGCATGTCACCATCTACCCGCATACCGGTGGGGCCAAGGCCGAGGCGGCAGGCGCGGAGCTTATCGGGATGGTCAAGCGCAACGACTCACTTCTCATCGCCATCGGCAACGGCACCGGGGGGCGCGAGACCGAGATCTTCGTGCGGGACGCCTTGAGGAAGGCGGGGATAAAAGCGGACACCGTGATGGTGAACGAGGCCGGTGCCAGCATCTATTCGGCCTCGGAGATCGCCAGGGAAGAGTTCCCCGAACTCGACCTCACCGTCCGCGGCGCCATATCCATCGGGAGGAGGCTCCAGGACCCGCTCGCCGAGCTGGTGAAGATTGATCCCAAGAGCATCGGGGTGGGACAGTACCAGCACGACGTGAACCAGACCCTGCTGAAAAAGGCGCTGGACGCGGTGGTGGAATCCTGCGTCAACTTCGTCGGCGTCGACCTGAACAGCGCGTCCTGGGCTTTACTCTCCTACGTCGCCGGCCTCTCCGAGAGCCAGGGGCGGGCCATAATGCGGCACCGGGACGAGCATGGGGCGTTCGCGTCGCGGCAGGCGCTTTTGAAGGTGGCGCGCTTCGGCCCCAAGGCCTTCGAGCAGGCGGCGGGCTTTTTGAGGATCAGGGGGGGCGAGAATCCGCTGGACAACACGGCGGTGCACCCGGAGAACTACGCGGTGGTCGAGAAGATGGCGGCCGACCTGGGTGTGAGCCTGCCACAACTGGTGGCGGACCCGGGGCTTTCGGCCGGTATCAAAATCGAGCGCTACGTGACCGACACCATCGGCATCCCGACGCTGCGGGATATCCTGGCGGAGTTGAAGAAACCCGGGCGCGACCCGCGCGAGCAGTTCCAGAGCGCTAGCTTCCGCGAGGACGTCGTGACCATCGCCGACCTCAAGGAGGGGATGATCCTGCAGGGGGTGGTGACCAACGTGGCCGCCTTCGGCGCCTTCGTTGACATAGGGGTGCACCAGGACGGGCTGGTGCACGTAAGCCAGCTCTCGCACCGGTTCACCAAGGACCCCAACGATGCGGTAAAGGTCGGAGAGATCGTGAAGGTGAAGGTGCTTTCGGCCGATCCGGAGAGAAAGAGGATCTCGCTCTCGATAAAGCAGGCGGAACCGGAGAAAGCGCCCAAGGTCCCGGAGGCGAGAAGGCCACAGCAAAAGGAAAAGCCGGCGAACGATCAGTCGGCGTGGGAGAAGGCGGGTTTCCGGGTGAAGAAGTAA
- a CDS encoding ankyrin repeat domain-containing protein, with protein MMTNCANSENSFNLRSPQYYFEDLQTLKLLTAAMSGDATAAKDYVTKGADPNDEGPLDSEYNRLRLLHYAIAAKKPAAVRILLDVGADPEMSVRGFGPAFLFVITHQDVEMMSLLLDHRPVKTLSSETLKDMMLVAATHNRSACLDLLLDRGAPIDYPDDADFTAMMRAMDAENYDMVESLLLRGASVHIETRCGMTPAYSVEFHLKKYKVGSPTYNKVLRLKELMQERGAVFPPPTPAEVRAKRGIKDDPSLYQH; from the coding sequence ATGATGACAAACTGCGCAAACTCAGAAAATTCCTTCAATTTGAGGTCGCCTCAGTATTATTTTGAAGATCTTCAGACTCTCAAACTGCTGACTGCAGCTATGTCCGGTGATGCAACCGCTGCGAAAGACTACGTGACAAAAGGAGCAGATCCGAACGATGAAGGGCCGTTAGACAGTGAGTACAATCGTCTGCGATTGCTGCACTACGCCATCGCTGCGAAAAAACCTGCTGCTGTTCGTATCTTACTAGATGTGGGGGCTGATCCTGAAATGAGTGTACGAGGATTTGGCCCTGCTTTTCTGTTCGTGATCACACATCAAGATGTCGAGATGATGTCATTGCTTCTGGATCACCGTCCAGTCAAAACTTTGAGCAGCGAAACACTCAAAGATATGATGCTCGTGGCAGCAACTCATAATCGGTCTGCTTGTCTTGATCTTTTACTCGATCGTGGTGCACCAATTGATTACCCCGATGACGCCGATTTCACAGCCATGATGCGGGCGATGGATGCAGAGAATTACGACATGGTGGAGTCCCTCTTGTTACGTGGCGCTTCTGTCCACATCGAGACAAGGTGCGGCATGACACCGGCATATTCTGTGGAGTTTCACCTGAAGAAGTACAAGGTAGGCAGCCCCACGTACAACAAGGTGCTGCGTCTGAAGGAACTGATGCAAGAACGTGGTGCTGTTTTCCCTCCACCTACCCCTGCTGAAGTAAGGGCAAAACGGGGAATAAAAGACGATCCAAGTTTGTACCAACACTAG
- a CDS encoding deoxycytidylate deaminase encodes MGRPSWDEYFIEITRLVAKRSTCLRRQVGAVLVKDKNILATGYNGAPSGTAHCLDIGCLREKMGIPSGERHELCRGLHAEQNAIIQAAKHGTSIEGATLYCNTMPCIICSKMVINSGIKRVVYLSGYPDQLAEEMIRESGILVEKYEEPQS; translated from the coding sequence ATGGGCCGTCCGAGTTGGGATGAGTATTTCATCGAAATCACACGCCTGGTAGCCAAGCGCTCCACCTGTCTCAGGCGGCAGGTGGGGGCGGTGCTGGTCAAGGACAAGAACATCCTTGCCACCGGCTACAACGGTGCACCATCCGGGACCGCCCATTGCCTCGACATAGGGTGCCTCAGGGAGAAGATGGGGATCCCGTCCGGCGAGCGCCACGAGCTCTGCCGCGGCCTCCACGCCGAGCAAAACGCCATCATCCAGGCGGCGAAGCACGGCACCTCCATAGAGGGGGCGACCCTTTACTGCAACACCATGCCCTGCATCATCTGCTCGAAGATGGTGATCAACTCCGGGATCAAGCGCGTGGTGTACCTCTCGGGGTACCCGGACCAGCTTGCCGAGGAGATGATCCGGGAGTCCGGTATCCTCGTCGAGAAATACGAGGAGCCCCAGTCATGA
- the nrdR gene encoding transcriptional regulator NrdR gives MKCPFCNFSDSKVVDSRPDKGGAAIRRRRECESCGKRFTTHERVEEVLPLVTKRDGRREPFERMKLVNGIQKACEKRPVSVETIEKMVDRLETRLQESGEREIPTTTLGEWIMSELHGIDQVAYVRFASVYRSFKDINEFMEELQDLLKK, from the coding sequence ATGAAGTGCCCGTTCTGCAATTTCTCCGACAGCAAGGTAGTCGACTCCCGACCCGACAAGGGGGGAGCCGCCATCAGGCGCCGGCGCGAGTGCGAGTCGTGCGGCAAGCGTTTCACCACTCACGAGCGGGTCGAGGAGGTCCTCCCCCTGGTCACCAAGAGGGACGGCAGGCGCGAGCCCTTCGAGCGGATGAAGCTCGTCAACGGGATCCAGAAGGCGTGCGAGAAGCGTCCGGTCTCGGTGGAGACCATCGAGAAGATGGTCGACCGCCTGGAGACGCGCCTGCAGGAAAGCGGCGAGAGGGAGATCCCCACCACCACGCTCGGCGAGTGGATCATGTCGGAGTTGCACGGCATCGACCAGGTCGCCTACGTCCGCTTCGCCTCGGTCTACCGCTCCTTCAAGGACATCAACGAGTTCATGGAAGAGCTGCAGGACCTTTTGAAGAAGTAG
- a CDS encoding DUF3793 family protein, with amino-acid sequence MAAIGNRENHPLDRSEATVPAVAARGARPGWQDFSRLYTEDRDCLASFLALELAEVLRGAKPANLVCLANKRRSCGRNLYLLWKEHGSALIEASGLKVRVLADRGTSVLLLLYSRDALGSLLAQKSVRVILRKAGYAEPDRFEAVLSELEHRLEVEGFPHEIGVFLGYPLKDVVGFMGWAPLSFTCQGPWKIFGNPAPSLELAENHRKCRCEMSLQLASGCNPLDCLKKNNGCGESTQAQQLFLSAA; translated from the coding sequence ATGGCTGCAATAGGTAATAGGGAAAACCATCCTTTGGACAGGAGTGAAGCAACTGTACCAGCGGTTGCTGCACGCGGGGCAAGGCCGGGGTGGCAGGATTTCTCCAGGCTTTATACCGAAGACCGCGACTGTCTCGCCTCTTTCCTCGCCCTCGAACTGGCCGAGGTGTTACGGGGAGCCAAGCCCGCCAATCTCGTCTGCCTGGCCAACAAGCGCCGCTCCTGCGGCCGCAACCTTTACCTGCTCTGGAAGGAGCATGGTTCAGCGCTCATCGAGGCAAGCGGGCTCAAGGTGCGGGTGCTTGCTGACCGCGGGACCTCTGTGCTTCTTCTTCTCTACTCCCGGGACGCGCTGGGTTCCTTGCTGGCGCAAAAAAGTGTGCGGGTCATTCTGCGCAAGGCGGGGTACGCCGAGCCCGACCGTTTCGAGGCGGTGCTCTCGGAGTTGGAGCACCGCCTCGAGGTGGAAGGGTTCCCCCATGAGATCGGCGTGTTCCTGGGGTACCCGCTGAAGGACGTGGTGGGGTTCATGGGGTGGGCGCCGCTCTCCTTCACCTGCCAGGGCCCGTGGAAGATCTTCGGCAACCCTGCGCCGAGCCTGGAGCTGGCGGAGAACCACCGCAAATGCCGCTGTGAGATGTCGCTGCAGCTCGCCTCGGGTTGCAACCCGCTCGACTGCCTGAAAAAGAACAACGGCTGCGGTGAATCGACGCAGGCGCAGCAGCTTTTTTTGTCGGCAGCTTGA
- a CDS encoding DUF4123 domain-containing protein gives MTNSTITALKNELFSGEPTTVFAIVDGATVTGLTRYLASFQPRHVCLYAGELAPDMAEVAPRLALLERDAPFTDWLLGNGWGRGWGIYGKTGSRFTELRCHFRRLAKVADEATGRPLYFRFYDPKLLAIYLSGCSRKELRECFGPVQQYLVEDVVLGSLARMQLVDDELRKESVSLG, from the coding sequence ATGACAAATTCCACTATTACCGCACTGAAAAACGAGCTCTTCTCCGGTGAGCCCACAACCGTCTTTGCCATCGTCGACGGCGCGACGGTAACGGGCCTGACCCGATATCTGGCATCCTTCCAACCTCGGCACGTCTGCCTCTATGCCGGAGAGTTGGCGCCTGATATGGCGGAGGTGGCCCCCCGTCTCGCCTTACTCGAGCGGGATGCACCGTTCACCGACTGGCTTCTGGGCAACGGGTGGGGAAGGGGCTGGGGGATTTACGGGAAAACCGGCAGCCGTTTCACGGAGCTTCGGTGCCACTTCCGGCGGTTGGCCAAGGTCGCTGATGAGGCCACAGGGCGTCCGCTGTATTTTCGCTTCTACGACCCGAAGCTGCTGGCAATCTACTTGTCAGGATGCAGCAGGAAAGAGTTGCGAGAGTGCTTTGGGCCGGTGCAGCAGTACCTGGTCGAGGATGTCGTTCTTGGAAGCCTGGCCAGGATGCAGCTGGTCGACGACGAACTGCGCAAGGAATCGGTATCCTTGGGGTAG